In Papaver somniferum cultivar HN1 chromosome 9, ASM357369v1, whole genome shotgun sequence, the genomic stretch ATGTATAGGGCTGCACACTAACGGCACCGAAACCGCAAACCGCACCGAAACCGcactaaccgcaccgaaccgatgATCCAACGGTCGGTCACGGTTTAACCGTTAGATTTACGGTTCGGTGAACGGTTCCACCCATAACCGCACACTAACCGCACCGAACAACCGATTAGTATGGACCGTCGATTAGTTTTGATCCTGATTAATACTAGCCGTCTAGATTAAAGCCTCCACCATATATATTCTGGCAACCCTAATCTCTtcgtcattttctcttcttcgtttctctttctcttcctctCCCTCTTCATTTTCTCTTCAGCCTTCACCTGAATCACCTCAGTCGCCTCCACCACCAGTAGACAgcagaccaccaccacctccatcaagagcaccaccacctctatgGCTCTATCTAGTAAGTAAATAGGTCAGGTCACAGGtttcgattgatttgtttgtttttcaatttctagggttttttttttaattattcttctgTTAGGACTTAGGGTTTCTTTTATCGAAATCGTTTGcttgttgttttgtgtttatcaatcaatttcttttgtcaaatcttatttttctaattacagtcatgggttttttattttaggttttggttgagTTAAGGGGAGGAACTCAAGGAAGGAGTCTGAAAGATTTCTTAAGGAAGGAGTCTGATTACAGGTAACCTATCTCTCTTGTTCTGATTTGTTTGGTTTCATTTCGATTTTGTTAATCAATTGTATATGTATACATGGATCCGTTATTGCTTTGACTAAATTTGTGTGAATATCAATCCGTATTACagatttagatcttatttgaattGGATTGTGTTGAATCTTTGTTTTATCCTTGGGTAGATgttttgttaattttgttttattaataCGTATTGAAAAACATGAACTGTGTTGATTTTGTAGTTGTTGATGATAATTTAATAGATTTATGAATAACATAATGAACTTGATTATGTGTTTTGTTAATTCTTTCATCATCTAGTAATTCTAGTTGATTGATAATGAAATCAGAATTTATTGATACAATCTAGGTAGACCTGATAATCATTTTGATTTATGATCTGTGACTTTTTGAATTTGGGTATAACTCCATTAAACCCTTACTAGGGGAGTTTCTAGCTCTAAGTGGAGTGTATCTTAGGAGTTTGGATAACTGTTTAGGTTTATTTAAAGCCTACCCTGTGCCAcaactttatttttgttttcaagttTTACATAGAAAATTCCTTAGAGCATATGAACTGCTTTATTTAGTTCATATGCTCTAAGGGTTTAATTTTTGCTTAAGATTTTGCTTGTGTAATAAAAGTGATAGCAAATGACTATCACTTTTATTCTCTCCTATTACATCCAAGGTTCGTTTTTGGTTCATTCTTCTAGTTGACATCTATCTATAATCTTAAGCAGTAACACAAGACCAGCATAGAactgttttgtttgcttttaattaaaattgagtTAGATGGCAGGCAATGTCACTCACATGAAGTGCAGTTTCATTATCAAGTTCAGAATCAGAACTAACTTGCTTGTTTTAAGAAATATGTGTGCTTGTATTAAGAAGTAAGAACTAACTTGTTTACCTTTGGCAGGGCAATGATTGGATCAAGTTCAGCTTCATTATCAAGCTGCAAGATGGCAAATGCATCTCCCTTTCCATCCACTGCAGCTGGTTCTACTGATGTGACACTATCTATAACACCTCAAGTTGATGCTACTCAAGAAACATAAGCTACACAGCAGGCTACATCTACACAGGACCCTGCACCTGAAGTTGTACCTAAGAAGAAGGGGAAAACTAGATCAAAAGTTTGGAATGACTTTACGAGGATCAGCGAAGAAAAAGCACAGTGTAAGCATTGTCACAAGAAATTTCAAGCACATAGTAAAGGAAATGGAACTTCCAGCATGAAGACACATTTAGCCACATGTCCAGAGAATCCCAACAAGAAGCTCAAGGGATAAAAGAGTTTGGTGTTTCCACCACCAAGGCCTGGACAGTCATCACAGCTGGTTGTTGTAAGTTATGACAAGGATATGTGTAGAAGAAGATTGACTGAGTTTGTCGTCATAGATGAACTGCCATTTAGAATTGTagaaggagaagggtttagaAGATATAGTGAACAACTTGAACCTAGATTCAAGGTGCCAAGCAGGATGACCATTTACAGAGATTTTTTAATTATGTACAAAGATgagaaagagaagttgaagaaatacttcaaagaaagtaaacaaagagTCTCTCTTACAACTGATACATGGACCTCTCCAAACAACTTCAATTATATGTGTGTTACAGTGCACTTTATTGATATCCATTGGAAACTTCAAAAGAGGATCATCCTGTTTTGCTTGATCAAGGGTCATACTGGAGAGGAGATTGGGAAAATGCTTGAGAAATGTTTGCTGGATTGGGGTCTAGAAGATATTTTTGGTGTGACTTTGGACAATGTCAGTGCAAATACTGTCGCAATTGAGTATCTTCAAACcagtgtcatcaattggacaGGAGC encodes the following:
- the LOC113312922 gene encoding uncharacterized protein LOC113312922: MVTIQIKASTIYILATLISSSFSLLRFSFSSSPSSFSLQPSPESPQSPPPPVDSRPPPPPSRAPPPLWLYLVLVELRGGTQGRSLKDFLRKESDYRAMIGSSSASLSSCKMANASPFPSTAAGSTDVTLSITPQVDATQET